GTTTCCTTTCCCTAATGTCCCCAGGTCCTAGTTTCAACTGTCCCTTAGTGTGGGAGGACACTTCACTTCCCCTGCTGATGACATAATCCAGCTGGGCTCTGTGGCTGTGAAGAAATGAACATGGAATGAGAAAAGAGCTCTTGATACAGGGGAGGGCTGTCATATTGAGTCAGCCACGTGAAGTCCAGAGATTGTGATTGTCCATCACAAAAGAAGGACTCCTTCCAGATCCAATAtccagaaaatatctaattttctcCCCCAGCTCTAGCAGTGAAGCCTGGTGACAACCTCTTTACAAAGTCCTAACCAGGGCTTGATGACCCAAGTGTCTGCCTGGACAttgtccatctctttctccacAGAGACAATGTCTATGTTTGAGGAGGTCACCCAGGCCGTAGCTAGAGAGCTGAACCCTGGAGGGGATCTGATACCCCTAGACAGCCTCATCGACTTCAAtcgcttccttcctttctgcctggtGCTGCGGGAGAGGAAGAGCACACCATTCTGGGGAGCCCACTATGTCCGCACCGACTACACTCTCCTGGATTTGCTGGAGCCGGGCAGCTCCCCCTCAGGTCAGCCTCTCACTCATAGCTGGGCTCTGAAGGATGCTGTGGGGCTAGGGTCATCATCCTGACCACAAGGAAGATCCTCAAGCTCTTCCCCCTGATATGGTTAGGTGTATAGAACTTTGCCAAGCCCAAAGTTCTCTCTAGAGGTGCTGACAAGTGGGGATGCCTCCCAGCTCAgctgcttctctcttttccctcccccagaTCCAACAGACAGTGGCAACTTTGGCTTTAAGAATGAGTGGGATGCCCAACTAGAGGGATATGTGGAAGTGCCAAAGACGATGAAAATAAAGGGGACTGCAGAACTGTCACAAAGGAGCACACTGGAGCTGCAGACATGCAGGGTGGCTCCCAAGGATctggagaaatggaaggagaggtgagagaggaCAGGGCTGATGGGCTGCTAGGATCAATATTTGGtaaatggaacttcatgaaagtgaaaagtttctgaaaggaaaagaatgctgtcaataggacaaaaaggcagtGTACAGATCAGGAAAGCATtttcaccaaccctatatctgacagagggcaaATACACTAAATTTACAAAGAAACCAAGGAGGTAAGAATTAATACCCAAAACAACATAATTTAAAAgagggttacagagctaaactgAGAATTGTCAGCAAGGGAATctagaagggcagagaagcacttaaggaaatatttaagtCTTTAGACATCAGTGAAGTCAATTAAGACATCTCCGAAGTTCCATCTTgtacctatcagaatggctgagatcaaaacctcaagagacagcacatgctgacaaggattTAGAGCAAGGTGGGAGTATAAACTTGTATAACTATTTTGGAAATCTATTTGGCAATTTCTAAAAAACTGAGAGTCGTTCATGCAATTGGAAGCCAAGATGAGGCAGGAAGGAACAGACTGACAGAAGATCCAGGGTGGTCCACGTGTATGGGGGTCACTGTGATTTCAGCAGAGTGAGATTCCGATGGGGTGATGAACACACAGTCAGTATGGTTCACCCTTTGAGACATTTGCAGTAGATGATGGAGATGAATAGGGCAGTGATTTGAGGGAGTACTCAGAACAAAAGCAGATTCTGTGAGGACAGAGATGTGTTTTCATACGGAAGCaaagtggaggaggaagtggacatGCCAGGTGATGAGCCTCCTACTGTTGGCACAGTTTATCTCAACTTCCTGGGAAATAGTTGGCATTATCTCTGCTTTATAGATGAGGCAACTCAGACTCAAAGCTGCTGCCCTGCCAGGAATAACAAGACTGAGTTCACACTGTGGCCGATCTGAGCCATCATTCCTTCCCTGGCTCCATACTGTCTAGGATTGACAGATTACAAAAGCAGACACTGaggggcatagtggcacatgcttttagtcccagtgcttgagagacaaaggcaagtggatctctgtgagttcaaggccagcctggtctacatatgacAGCCATGGCTGTACAGCAggaatcctgcctcaaaaataaaataatacaaagcacAGAGGTGGCCCTGGTGATGGAACGCTGAGGGTGGTGTCTTCCTGTATCTCCTGCCTTAGGAAACTGTCAGGAGACCACCCATTCCTGAAGGAGATGCGGGAATACGGGAAGAACCTGTatatggtggtggaggtggtgaaAGCCAAGCAGCAAGTCACTCTGGAGAAAACTGCCAAGGCAAAAGGCCACTTCTCTCTCCGCCGCATGGCCACACTGATACTAAAGGTTTgctatacacaaacacagatagaaagagaaagagacagagagagacagaccacACACACTGTCCTTTGCTCAGTGGTACCCAACAGGCCAGGTCTCCATAGGCCACAGACAACACAGAGCAAGTTCAGTGATACAGGATTTGTCCCCActcctccccagctctcctgtctggtatggtggtgcacactagtaatcccagcactctgaaggcagaggcagaaaggtcacgggttcaaggtcagtctgggctacctGGTAAGATCCCAGGATGAGGGCAGTTTCCTACTTTCAGAATGTCCTACGTATAGATGTGTCACACAGGTAAAGCCCAGTAGAAATAAGTGCATGTCTTATTATCTATACATACATCTAGTGAGTATGTTCAAGAGGAATGGAATGGGATTGGGAGCCATGAGAAGACTGCCAAATGAGATAAGAATGGGGGAGCTGGTGTagaggaaggagggacctgggttgAGGGACAGGATGATCCACAGGCAGGTGCTAGAGCCGGTCTGTCCACTTCCTCTGCTGTCCAGTCCAGATGCAAGCATAGCTTGGTACAGGGTGATCACTAGAAATGaatgggaagggagacagagagatggcttagtgattaagagcactgacccctctcccagaggttctgagttcaattctcagcaaccacatggtggctcacaaccatctgtaatgggatccaatcccATTTTCTGGTGGGTATAAAGACTGcgatagtatactcatatacataaaataaataaatgaatgcatatattcatatatatgtacatatatatatgtatatatagtagatagatagatagatagatagatagatagatagatagatagatagatagatagatagatagatagatatgaatggCGAGGTTTCAAAGGCCATAAGTTCAGAGCACAGAGAAAGACAACTGGAGATCCTACTGAAGGCTTTCCTACTGCTTGTGTCCTCAAACACTGTCAGACCTAGTCATGTACTTGAATCCTGCCCCTCCTCCTAATGGATCTCAGAGAACTCACAGACTCTCATTGTGTAATCCTAGGGATCCGTGAAAGACAACAAGGTTGTAACCATCCCCAAGGACTGTGTCCTGGCCTATCGAGTGAAACATCTGATGGTCAATGGGAAAGATGAGTGGTGTAAGCAAAGACTAACATGTTCTCGCCTCAAGATAAGGGGTGGCTGCATCTGTGCAGTGGCATCCTGGTCCTCTCTTGCAGTGTgaggggttggggctggggaACAGCATCTTATATTGCCCATTGCTGGCAACAGAACAAAGATGTTCTAGATGAAGGAGGAGACCTGAATTTCAGGTGTCTATGGCACTGGGGAAGCTATGGGGAGTGACCCAAAATCTAAATGAGCATAGCCTCTGACCTCAGGAAGCCCAAGGAGGAGACAGATCCTCATGCCAGCACTGGAttggtgatggggggggggggaggcggtgGTATGCTATTGTAGGGCAGAGCTAACATCTTCCAACATTGAAGGTTGGGTAAAAAATTAGATGGGGCATTTGAGGAGCTGCTGGTAATGACCCCCTGATGCCTCCTCTTGTCACTTCTCCCTTACAGACATTCCACACATTTGCAATGGCAGCATGAAAACCTTCTTTGAGCCCAGGGAGGTGGCTTGCAGTGCCCTCTTATCATCTGCCCGGAGGATATCTGGTAAAGGCCCCCACCCTAAAATATCAGCAGCTCCTATAATCTTCAAACAGACAGATGTATGGGACATAAACACTGCCCAGAAGGAACAAAGAGACAGGGCCAAAGCACAGCCAGAAACAGAGAGATTTTGAGAAGGGGTATGGTCCAAAGTTGTAAAGGGCAGGTGTGCTCGCAGAATCTCCATGTTTTCACAATGCTACCTTGAGGCTGTCCTGGCAATGGCTTTAGTGAAAGGCAGCAAACAGTTTGTCCTGACAgatgttcttttgtgttttcagAAAAGCCAGAGGAAGAGAAGCTCATTCGTAAGTGTTTATTTTGACTTTAGTTCAGAACCTtagtcttcctccctcctccatggGACTGACCGGGAAGATAGTGGGACAGAACTCAGCAAACAGCTGTCCCTCAACTACAGCAGAAATTCCAATAGGAAGTTAGCACAAGAATAAGAAGTTccaataaaaacaatagaaaggagAGACCTGTAGACAATGTGCAGGAGATCAGCTGCCCCGGACCTTTGCTGTCAGCGGCCTCAGTAGCCGCAACCTNNNNNNNNNNNNNNNNNNNNNNNNNNNNNNNNNNNNNNNNNNNNNNNNNNNNNNNNNNNNNNNNNNNNNNNNNNNNNNNNNNNNNNNNNNNNNNNNNNNNNNNNNNNNNNNNNNNNNNNNNNNNNNNNNNNNNNNNNNNNNNNNNNNNNNNNNNNNNNNNNNNNNNNNNNNNNNNNNNNNNNNNNNNNNNNNNNNNNNNNNNNNNNNNNNNNNNNNNNNNNNNNNNNNNNNNNNNNNNNNNNNNNNNNNNNNNNNNNNNNNNNNNNNNNNNNNNNNNNNNNNNNNNNNNNNNNNNNNNNNNNNNNNNNNNNNNNNNNNNNNNNNNNNNNNNNNNNNNNNNNNNNNNNNNNNNNNNNNNNNNNNNNNNNNNNNNNNNNNNNNNNNNNNNNNNNNNNNNNNNNNNNNNNNNNNNNNNNNNNNNNNNNNNNNNNNNNNNNNNNNNNNNNNNNNNNNNNNNNNNNNNNNNNNNNNNNNNNNNNNNNNNNNNNNNNNNNNNNNNNNNNNNNNNNNNNNNNNNNNNNNNNNNNNNNNNNNNNNNNNNNNNNNNNNNNNNNNNNNNNNNNNNNNNNNNNNNNNNNNNNNNNNNgcctgcctctgcctcccgagtgctgggattaaaggcatgcaacaccaatGCCCTGCTAGGATTTGTCCTTATCTGTCTATTTGCCTCTTATTTTCTCAGTCATCCAGGCATCTGATGTTGGGGAGGAGCTTTGTGAATTTTTTCAAGACTTTGATACACAAGTAGGGTGAGAAGCATTAGAGTGgaatagaaaggaagggaaagtcagagagagagagagagagagagagagagagagagagagagagagagagagagagagatacacagagagacagagacagacagacacagagagacagagagtggcagacacagagagacagagagtggcagacacagagagacagagagagaagagagaagcccTGGGTTTTGGGATCACAGCCTCTTCCAGGAAACCATTTCTGCCAACGCAGAGTAGATGTACCTTTAGGATTCCGGCGCTAAACAGACAGGCTGCAGCTCACAGCCACAGTCGCTGGATACAGATCCACTGCTCTCTGAAACAGTCCCAGTGTCCACTTCATTAAGCTGTCAAAACCATTGTTTGTCCACAGACAAAAGAAGGGGAAACAGGCTTCCCCTAAATGTATGGATGGAGTAGTTGAAACTAGAAGATAATTGTGCACTGATAAAGGATGAATCCCGAGATACAGGGAGGTAGTGGTAATGGTAGTGCGATTAACTCTCATGTTGAAGGCAGGGGATCTAGTTCACCTCTTTCCTGCATCTTTCACAACAAGGCTTTAGCATAACTTCATAACCACACCCCTTGGAAAGAGCAAAAGACAGATAAAAGCTGGAGGCCCGGCACCG
This window of the Mus pahari unplaced genomic scaffold, PAHARI_EIJ_v1.1 scaffold_11290_1, whole genome shotgun sequence genome carries:
- the LOC110315440 gene encoding gasdermin-A-like isoform X1 translates to MSMFEEVTQAVARELNPGGDLIPLDSLIDFNRFLPFCLVLRERKSTPFWGAHYVRTDYTLLDLLEPGSSPSDPTDSGNFGFKNEWDAQLEGYVEVPKTMKIKGTAELSQRSTLELQTCRVAPKDLEKWKERKLSGDHPFLKEMREYGKNLYMVVEVVKAKQQVTLEKTAKAKGHFSLRRMATLILKGSVKDNKVVTIPKDCVLAYRVKHLMVNGKDEWYIPHICNGSMKTFFEPREVACSALLSSARRISEKPEEEKLIRKWVPDTLTLSIDFDTLKKEVQRETQEVEKLSPVGQSSLLTSLRHLLRKKKELQDLKQKLEGALHKGQEVTLDALPKDVQLSKEAINTYLYILMTLIELHKEQLKILAKYLEIKILRVQLKLVESILEQNFLQGKEGVFPLQPDLLSSLGEEELILTEALVGLSGLEVQRSXPQYTWDPDTRXXLCALYAGLSLLQLLS
- the LOC110315440 gene encoding gasdermin-A-like isoform X2, translated to MSMFEEVTQAVARELNPGGDLIPLDSLIDFNRFLPFCLVLRERKSTPFWGAHYVRTDYTLLDLLEPGSSPSDPTDSGNFGFKNEWDAQLEGYVEVPKTMKIKGTAELSQRSTLELQTCRVAPKDLEKWKERKLSGDHPFLKEMREYGKNLYMVVEVVKAKQQVTLEKTAKAKGHFSLRRMATLILKGSVKDNKVVTIPKDCVLAYRVKHLMVNGKDEWYIPHICNGSMKTFFEPREPEEEKLILIQASDVGEELWVPDTLTLSIDFDTLKKEVQRETQEVEKLSPVGQSSLLTSLRHLLRKKKELQDLKQKLEGALHKGQEVTLDALPKDVQLSKEAINTYLYILMTLIELHKEQLKILAKYLEIKILRVQLKLVESILEQNFLQGKEGVFPLQPDLLSSLGEEELILTEALVGLSGLEVQRSXPQYTWDPDTRXXLCALYAGLSLLQLLS
- the LOC110315440 gene encoding gasdermin-A-like isoform X3 produces the protein MSMFEEVTQAVARELNPGGDLIPLDSLIDFNRFLPFCLVLRERKSTPFWGAHYVRTDYTLLDLLEPGSSPSDPTDSGNFGFKNEWDAQLEGYVEVPKTMKIKGTAELSQRSTLELQTCRVAPKDLEKWKERKLSGDHPFLKEMREYGKNLYMVVEVVKAKQQVTLEKTAKAKGHFSLRRMATLILKGSVKDNKVVTIPKDCVLAYRVKHLMVNGKDEWYIPHICNGSMKTFFEPREPEEEKLILIQASDVGEELYFDTLKKEVQRETQEVEKLSPVGQSSLLTSLRHLLRKKKELQDLKQKLEGALHKGQEVTLDALPKDVQLSKEAINTYLYILMTLIELHKEQLKILAKYLEIKILRVQLKLVESILEQNFLQGKEGVFPLQPDLLSSLGEEELILTEALVGLSGLEVQRSXPQYTWDPDTRXXLCALYAGLSLLQLLS